The region CCCTTGCCGAGATAGCGGCTCTTGTCCCCGTCGCGCAGCTCGACGGCCTCGAACTGGCCGGTGGAGGCGCCGCTCGGAACAGCGGCGCGGCCGGTGCTGTAGTCGTCCAGCAGTACCTCGACCTCGACCGTGGGGTTCCCACGGGAATCGAGGATCTCGCGGGCGGTAACGGCCTCGATGGCAGCCACGAACGCTCCTAGCAAAAAGGCGGGCGGTTTGCGACAGGAGCCTATCGGTCCCCGCCACACGGTACGGCGGAGGGGCTCCGGTTCACGGCGTGTCCCGCGGCTCCCCGGCCTGCCCTTCCCCCGCCTGCCCTGTGCCGATCTGCTCTGTGCCGATCTGCTCTGTGCCGGCCTCCCACCGCTCGACCCGCCGCCGATACTCCCTGGCCGCCGCCCTGAGCTCGGCCTCGGGGTCGAGCCCGTCCTCCTGGACCATCCGTACGAGCCCGAACAGGCGGGACCCGGCACCGGCGGTGAGGCCGTCGGCGAGCGAGGCGGGCGCGCCGGCCCGACCGGCCCGGCGGATCAGCTGGGCGGCCAGGGAGATCGCGGGCTGTCCCATCGGCACGCCGCTGAGCGCCGACGCGGTCTCGCCCTTGGCGGCACGCTCGGCGGCCTTGATCGTCTCCCAGTTGTCGCTGACCTCGCCGGCCCCGGTCACCCGGACATCGCCGAAGACGTGGGGGTGCCGGCGCACCAGCTTCTCCACGATTCCGGCGGCCACGTCGTCGACGTCGAAGCCGCCGCCCTCGGCCGTCCGCTCCTGGGCCACCCGGGAGTGGAACATCACCTGGAGCAGCAGGTCGCCCAGCTCCTCCCGGAGGGCCGGGTAGTCGCCCTGGTCGATGGTCTCGAGCACCTCGTAGGCCTCCTCGACCAGGTAGGGCGCGAGCGACTCGTGGGTCTGCCCGCGGTCCCACGGGCACTCGCGGCGCAGCCGGTCCATGACCTGGACGAGATCAAGCACCCGGGCCCCGGGAAGGTCGTAGGAGCCGGGGACGACCTCGATCTCCGGCGGGTCGGCCAGGGAGAGCGCGGCGTGGCCGACCGCGCGCATGAGGTCCTCGTCGCCGTCCTGGGCGGCCAGCCACACCACCGTCCCCGTACGGCTCTCGCGGGCGAGCGCGCCCGGGTCGGGCGTCACCACCTCGACCGGGACGCCGGCCTCGCCGAGATAGGGCAGGTACGGATGATCCGGGGCGCCGGTGAGCACCCGGCCCCGGGCGAGGGCCCGCCACGCCGCGGGGGCGAGCAGGCCGGGGGCGACCCGGGGCGAGGTGGTCACCACGATCAACGACATGCCCTCACCCTAACGACCGGTGCACGGCCGCCGCTCAGCCGCTGCTCAGCCGGCGGCCGGCGGGGCCTCCTCGGCGGCCTCGGCGTCGGCGGGCGCGGCGTCAGCGGGCGTGGCGGGCTGGTACGCACCGAAGCGGTCGTCGGCCACGAACCCCTGCTGGGGGTCGTACTTGCCGTACCGCGGGCTGTACTTGACCGGGACCGTCGTCTCGGCCTCCTGGAGCACCTTCTGCCCCGCGGCCTGCTGGCTCGCCTCGTCCTGGCCCGCCCCGGCCTGCTGGGCCAGCTTCGACCGGATGATGTAGGCGCGGAGGAAGGCCCGGCTCTGGTCCCCCGGGATGCCGTTGGCCAGCAGCACCTTGTCGAACTGCGCCCAGCCGCCCTGCGCCACGGCGAGGTCGTCGATGTCCCGATCGCTGGCGGTGACGCCCTTGCGCCGGCCGAGCTCCTCGAACTGCCTGCTGAAGGCCATGTTGAGCAGCACCATCTGCGGCAGTGTGGCGGGCAACTGAAGCTGGTCCTCGGGGATCTTGTTCGCGGCGAGGTCGGCGCGCAGCGCGCGCACCTCGTCGTTCACCTGGCTGGAGGTGATGCGCTCGTTGCCGATGATGGCCGCGGAACCCGCCTGCACCGGGCCGCCGCAGGCGGTCATGGCGATACCGGCCGCCGCCAGCGTCACGGCGACGCGCACTCGATACGACTTCACGGACAATCCTCCCGAACGACACCGGCCAGGCGTGGTGTTGACGATTTCGCGGGTCACTGTACCCGCATCGGTTCCAGGAACAGGGCCTCGACCAGGTCCCCGCACCATTTCAGCAGGTCGAGATCGCGCAGCGGCTGCCCGCCGATCGGCTTGGTCTTGGGCACCGGCACGAGCAGAGTCCCGGTGGCCTGCTTCCACAGCGACCGGGGATAGAGCCGCTGCAGCCGCACCTGCTGGGAGTCCCTCAGCTCCACCGGGGCGAACCTGATCTGCTGGCCCTGCAGCGTCACGTCCGTCAGCCCGGCCCGCCGCGCGTTGATCCGGAAGCGGGCCACCTCCAGCAGGTTGTCCACCTCGCGCGGCGGCCTGCCGTACCGGTCGTTGAGCTCGTCGAGGACCGCCGCGATGTCGTCCTCCGAGCCGATGGCCGCGATCCGCTTGTACGCCTCCAGCCGCAGCCGCTCGGAGGTGACGTAGTCGTGCGGCACGTGGGCGTTGATC is a window of Microbispora sp. NBC_01189 DNA encoding:
- a CDS encoding MazG family protein, yielding MSLIVVTTSPRVAPGLLAPAAWRALARGRVLTGAPDHPYLPYLGEAGVPVEVVTPDPGALARESRTGTVVWLAAQDGDEDLMRAVGHAALSLADPPEIEVVPGSYDLPGARVLDLVQVMDRLRRECPWDRGQTHESLAPYLVEEAYEVLETIDQGDYPALREELGDLLLQVMFHSRVAQERTAEGGGFDVDDVAAGIVEKLVRRHPHVFGDVRVTGAGEVSDNWETIKAAERAAKGETASALSGVPMGQPAISLAAQLIRRAGRAGAPASLADGLTAGAGSRLFGLVRMVQEDGLDPEAELRAAAREYRRRVERWEAGTEQIGTEQIGTGQAGEGQAGEPRDTP